A single window of Rana temporaria chromosome 1, aRanTem1.1, whole genome shotgun sequence DNA harbors:
- the LOC120926563 gene encoding extensin-like — MATLEPEPQHSEASNANATRPLAEQPPVNIAHIGPPRALRRRAPAPDPALDRMLDIMTNMSDRMSNRSYGQNVAKCLGELIDKVPPNLQAVVLSCTARYISTFIPPTDADDLSEPPPPYGPYANKRTEHVPTPPTTHFSPPPVTLWTGPQLSDQPPRPTPPPTSAHHPFTTTLTHLPPVPTPSTHTSLNPFPYSQPSSYHPHSPFPHLSTPPVTYSTLPPTTLSSYHPPPSTYPALTTTPTSHYPHRPRQSTFRNAPTRTPPPPQATPPSNWSGEDSTTSTWPPFAHALSVAMSPHGEEDSSPNLQQL; from the coding sequence ATGGCTACTCTGGAGCCGGAACCGCAGCACTCCGAGGCATCAAATGCTAATGCAACAAgaccacttgcagagcagcccccAGTTAACATTGCGCATATTGGACCTCCGCGTGCTCTGCGTAGGAGGGCTCCTGCTCCGGATCCAGCCCTGGATCGTATGTTGGACATTATGACCAACATGTCTGACCGGATGAGCAATAGATCGTATGGGCAAAATGTAGCAAAATGTCTGGGGGAACTAATCGACAAAGTTCCCCCAAATCTGCAAGCGGTGGTGCTGTCCTGTACGGCTAGATACATCTCGACATTTATACCCCCGACAGACGCTGACGATTTATCCGAACCACCACCACCCTATGGCCCATATGCCAATAAACGGACCGAGCATGTCCCAACACCACCCACGACCCATTTCTCCCCACCACCCGTTACCCTTTGGACAGGACCACAGCTTTCCGACCAACCTCCTCGACCAACACCACCACCGACTTCTGCGCACCATCCTTTCACCACCACTCTAACTCATTTACCTCCTGTGCCAACACCTTCCACTCACACTTCTCTGAATCCTTTTCCTTATTCACAACCTTCTTCTTACCACCCTCATTCTCCTTTTCCTCATCTCTCAACACCACCTGTCACATACAGTACTCTGCCTCCTACAacactttcttcttaccacccacCACCTTCTACTTACCCTGCGTTAACGACTACACCTACATCACATTACCCACATCGACCGAGACAATCGACTTTCAGGAATGCCCCAACacgaacaccaccaccaccacaagcaaCACCACCTTCCAATTGGTCAGGGGAAGACAGCACCACCTCCACTTGGCCCCCTTTTGCCCACGCACTGTCGGTCGCCATGTCACCGCACGGGGAAGAGGACTCCTCCCCAAATTTACAGCAATTGTAA
- the LOC120926571 gene encoding protein ALP1-like, with protein MASGSQYFNYKKYFSFVLMAVADANYCFTYIDIGSYGSSADSAIFGNSSFGQLLRTDGLDLPQNSPLPGTNGPPLPSVFVGDEAFALNTHLLRPYSGHNLNEDKRIFNYRLSRARRVVECAFGILANKWRVLHTPIVLNMQNAISAVEAACALHNFVRQRDGLDYEEPVHETLERAHWTGVRGNTQGTHVREQYAAYFVSPEGQVPWQLNSI; from the coding sequence ATGGCTAGTGGGAGCCAGTATTTCAATTATAAGAAATACTTTTCATTCGTCTTAATGGCTGTGGCTGATGCCAATTATTGCTTTACCTACATTGACATTGGTTCCTATGGAAGTAGTGCAGACTCTGCGATTTTTGGGAACTCCTCTTTTGGGCAATTACTTCGAACAGATGGTCTGGACCTTCCACAAAATAGTCCACTCCCGGGCACAAACGGCCCTCCCCTACCAAGTGTCTTTGTGGGTGATGAGGCTTTTGCTCTGAACACACACCTACTTCGGCCTTATTCAGGACATAATCTGAACGAAGACAAACGCATATTCAACTACCGGCTTAGCAGAGCACGCCGCGTAGTTGAGTGTGCTTTTGGAATTTTGGCGAACAAGTGGAGGGTTCTCCACACACCGATTGTGCTCAACATGCAAAATGCCATTAGTGCTGTAGAAGCGGCGTGTGCCTTGCACAATTTTGTCAGGCAGCGCGATGGTCTAGATTACGAGGAGCCAGTCCATGAGACTCTGGAAAGAGCTCATTGGACTGGTGTACGTGGGAACACACAGGGGACACATGTCCGTGAACAGTATGCCGCATACTTTGTCTCTCCTGAAGGGCAGGTCCCTTGGCAGCTCAATTCCATTTAA